In bacterium, one DNA window encodes the following:
- a CDS encoding FadR family transcriptional regulator has product MSGKRTEERAAVRIARKIVGEIRRRRLRPGTQLDAEHRMVDEFGVSRATVREALRFLELQGALRIKAGVGGGPVVSVPGADHLASVLSLHLQFADASFSSVVDARRSIYPVLAGQAAENASREDVATLQEGISRMNAGIRDPDHFREEARRFMSLLASASGNPVLALLVDALHRMSGDAGASWDEKQRRSALRSYGRVVRKIADRDADEARSIMDKSLAAGTRQWQRMAPDELKEPVAWIDSDR; this is encoded by the coding sequence ATGAGTGGAAAGCGGACCGAGGAGCGCGCCGCCGTCCGAATCGCCCGGAAGATCGTGGGGGAAATCCGGCGGAGGCGCCTGCGTCCGGGCACCCAGCTCGACGCCGAGCACCGAATGGTGGACGAGTTCGGCGTTTCCCGCGCCACCGTCCGAGAGGCGCTGCGCTTCCTCGAACTCCAGGGTGCCCTGCGGATCAAGGCCGGCGTGGGCGGCGGCCCCGTCGTGAGCGTGCCTGGTGCTGACCATCTCGCGAGCGTGCTCTCGCTCCACCTCCAGTTCGCCGACGCCTCCTTCAGCTCGGTCGTCGATGCACGCCGCTCGATCTATCCGGTGCTGGCGGGCCAGGCTGCGGAGAACGCGAGCCGCGAAGACGTCGCCACACTGCAGGAGGGCATTTCGCGGATGAACGCGGGCATTCGCGACCCGGACCACTTCCGAGAGGAGGCCCGCCGGTTCATGAGTCTCCTGGCCAGCGCGTCGGGCAACCCTGTCCTCGCACTCCTGGTGGACGCGCTCCACCGCATGTCGGGCGATGCGGGCGCCAGCTGGGACGAGAAGCAGCGGCGCTCGGCACTCCGCAGCTACGGGAGGGTCGTTCGCAAGATCGCGGACAGGGATGCGGACGAAGCCCGTTCGATCATGGACAAGTCGCTGGCCGCCGGAACGCGCCAATGGCAGCGGATGGCTCCCGACGAGCTGAAGGAACCGGTCGCCTGGATCGATTCGGATCGTTGA